From Quercus lobata isolate SW786 chromosome 11, ValleyOak3.0 Primary Assembly, whole genome shotgun sequence:
TTTGTTGACAGGGCAGCTAACCAGAAGGGTTTGGAGATCAGAATCGTGATAATCTCCTTAGAAAGAATTACGCTAAAGAAGTATTTGAGATTAAGCTTTTCGACCACAAAAAATGAGGCCAAGTATGAGGCCCTCCAAGCGAGGTTAAATGCTATCAAGAAACTTGAAGGAAAATCTATGAAAGTTCATTGCGATTCAAGGCTAGTAGTTAGGTAGGTTCAAGGTGAATTTAAGGCAAAGGATCTAAGGATGCAGTGGTACTTAAACTAAGTGAAGCGTTTGCAGGCTGACTTCGAGTCTTTTACTTTAGAACAAGTACCTCGGAGTAAAAATTCTCATGCTGATTCACTGGCAACTCTAGTTACCTCAGCTGGAGAAAGCCTTCTGAGGATTATACTGGTAGAAAACCTGGTGACCCCTGTTTATGACAAATAGACCCCAATAAGGGTGAACTTTATACAAGCGGgccctagctggatggacccaaTAGTATCATTTCTCAATGATGGGACTTTGCCCAATGATAAAACCGAGATAGAGAAAGCTCATAGAAAAGCGCCAAGGTATTGGCTTTCAAAAGAGCAGAAGCTGTATAAACGCTTGTATTCAGGACCATATTTACTATGTGTCGAcccaaatttaatttaatttctttgtttatataaattttctgACTTgactttgtttaaaaaaattaaaatgctgacgtggcatttaaaaaagccaaataattatttttaataattttttaatggctACGTTTGCACAATGTCAGCAAGTATAGCACTCTGTCTACCATGTAGGAGATTTTCGTTAGTGGGTTGACagcagggaccaaaatggaattgattttctttttttagggacTACATTAGTAGCataatcaatttagggaccaaaatgagaatCGGCTCAAAATTTAGGGGccaaaagtgtattttctagttattaaaaataaaggaataaaaaaatgaggataattttatacttttcttttcaatgtaactttctcttctattttctccTCAATttagagaggaagaaagaatgGTGGGTCAGGATGGAAAATTTTTATCCATcccattttctattttcttgcTTTTCATCCCGATCAAACTTACGGTCAAAGTTCAAACTAATCTTAAGAGGGACCCCACCCTTTTgatagtatataaatttattacaaGACTAACTATTTGTCATTTCTTTGGAGGGGTACAAAATGTAGCAGACAACATGAAATGAATCGCTAGaaagaatttctttcttttttttcttctttttttgccttCCTTTTTGCTTGGTGTTTGAGTTAGTGAAATAAATATGTTTGTATCGCATTTATTTAGCATATCAATCCATTAATAACCCTATTGTTATTTTTACAAATCAGTTCATGTTCaagtgtttaattttaattatcacCGTGCACCCTTGGCGtaatggtcactccacaagtataagtgcttgtggggtgtgggaggacaagggccggggttcaagtctccaagagggagttttacacacatatacacttaaattaggttaaagtagaattactatcttgtataaaaaaaaaaaaaaaaaaaaaaatttaattttaattcataTCTAATATTTGACATGATGCTAGTTTGATTATAAAAATATGGCCTTTCATGGCCTAAAACCATTAGTGCTTTAGATGAGGTCAAGTTATAACTCAATCCACCTAAATGAACTCCTGCAAGTATGAAGTGCCCTACTTGAAACTCCTTCATGTAGACCCATCTAGGCCAGTCAAGCATTGCTTACTCCATGGAGGATAGTGATATCCGCTTGCctccttgtttttttttcattgagaaAAACAAATGCAACCAATGATATaatttgtaattggaaaatgttaataaatgcACTAAGGGAATTGGTTTAGGAACTATACTTAGAAatgtttttatgggaaaatgataaaacaattaatgttgttgacaactttttatGTTTCCTGTAAAAGttgtgttaaaatttttataatatagtttattaacaattgccttAAGGGCACCTGTTAACATGActctttataattttatactaaatttttCATGCAAAAACTTAATTGCCatgccttttattattattatttaataatccGATTGCTAGGGAAGTGGGgatttgataattcaataattgcCACGCCACTAATACAATGCAAATATACAAgactccaaaattttaaaaacaaaataaatgaatcataGTTGTCAATAAATAGATCACattccccctaaaaaaaaaaaatagatcatAAAGAAATTTAGTTTTAACAGAAGATCAACCTTAAAAAAGAAGCGGCAGAGACATGGTGGAAGGTGGAGCTCGATGGGTTAGTTGATATTGGAGGCAAGCAAGGGTTTGGAGAGTGACCGATAGAGTGAGAGGATTGATCAAAGCTTAGTGGTCCATTGGGCGATGTTAAAGAAGTTGTGTGATTGTGAGTGATTGTTGAATGATGATAAGCAAAAGCACGAAAGGGAGATAAAAAGGTTTATGTGGTTTAGCTTGACAATCTACGTCCAAGGTGAAACGCTCGTAATGGCTACATATGTTCATTAAGCTTTTACTAGGAAACCCTAGACTAACCTTGGCTAACCTTAGACTCCCATGGTTAATTTGTTTATTCCACAAGTACATGAGTTTACAATTGGTTTGGGCTATAATATGTTTATCACAATGACGttgaagagagaggaaaaatttTATGTTGTTGAATCTTTAGTAGAAATATGGGTGAGTTAACTAGAGTTGGGTGAGGTTATTGTGGTtaaaattaatcatgcgtgCTGCACATGACAAAACACATGCTTATTAGGGTATGTTGGAGCCaaactttgtctttttttttttttaaataaaaataataataatcccaTAGTAACAATAGGAGACGGAGGAATCAAACCCTAAACatcttttttattacttttgaatatttatggctttaatttgttattacACATTTAAACTATGAGAAGTGTTATCTCTACAATAtgtttacaatactttcaaaatGAATCTTAGGTTGTAAGTTTGTAtgggtttttaatttgaatctatcAAGTAACAAGTTGTCAACTTTTCACTcataatacttaaaaaatattaaaaagaagaaaaagaagaagaagaagaagaagtttataggcgaaaacactattttggtccttacattttggaatcacaatcaatttggtccctaaattttttgtaacaatcaatttgatccctattattttcaacttgcaatcaatttggtccttatcGTTAACTCAATAACAGAAAATGCCTATGTGGCACACGGTGTGACAGCTAACACACAAGATGCTGACGTGGTTAAAAAGTAATGTTTAAAAAATGCCACctcagaattttattttatttttaaaaagccacgttagaaaaacaaaaactaaaatctaaCCTAAtgattttctaataaaaaaaaaaagaatgaatttaaaaaaaaaaaaaaaagtcaaaattccCAGACATTATTCTTTGGTTGAAGAATAAAATTCATCTCTCACTCACTCCCACAGTCCTACTCCTTCAATTCTCTCTCTATCATCTCAATCTCATTCCCTTGGTTCTCTCTCGTCTAGCTTAAATCAGCCACCATAGCTAAGACTCGTGACCACCATTGCTGACAGTGATGCATGATGGCGGCACCATAAACCGTGGCTGTCATTTCGTGTGTCTCTCTATTTGTTGTTTctattttccttctctttttaatttttctattttagctttATATGTGCGTTTGGAGATTAGATTTCCATTTGTGTTGTAGGGATTTGGTGATCTGGGTTTGTTGTTTGAAAATGGGATTTTGATTTGCTCTCAAAAATGGTCCTGTGGGTGGATTTCAGACATGGGGTTTGTAAATCCATGGGTTTTTATTTGTGCTAGGTTTTCaatttgagttttgggtttcaagggAGATAAGGGCATTGACCATGTCCAGCCACCTTCACCTTTGCTGGATCATCTTTAACCTAGTATCGGACTAAGATGCCATATTTGAGTTGAGTTGAGGGTTGAATATTTGGAAATGAGTGTGGGCTTTCCATTCAAACTTCAGATTTGTTTCTCTCTGAATCACCGAATGGAGTTAAGGAACCAAGGAAGTGGTTGACGGGGAAGAAGATcataagagcatccacaacagTGGATCTATAATTTTAACTATTTAGCACcaataaaagttattttatctattttacctacacacatactacagcagtggatctattttagctttcaacacaataaaataatataaacatcacaataaaataatataaccactacaataaaataatatatcccactgaccaaaaaatacatacacaacaccaaccacctctaccatcagctacaaccacagccaccaccaccaccaccaccgaccacaaccaccactctaCTTTGGCAACCACAacacaacatagaaaaaaaaaaaaaaaaaaaaaaaaccccaaccacaatcacaatcacaacccCATCGCCACCGGTCACCacaaccaaaatccacaaatCCACTGTCAAAATCATCCACTACCACTACCATagccaaaatcaaccaccaccaccaccacagccaccaaacccatatgaaaatacattaaaaaaacaaacaaacaaacaaactcaatcacaacaaagagaatagagagatggCATGGGTCTGATTGGAGGACTGGGCGGAGGCGTGGATCGGCGGTTTGGGGCTTGGGCCGATGACGTTGAGGCCGGCGGAAGGGCACAGACTGGGCAATGGGGCTTGGGGAGATCGGTGATGGGGCTTGGCATAGGTTGGTGGAATAGGTCGGCGGTGAGGGAGCTGGCCGGcgagctagagagaaaaaaaaattgaggaagaaagaagaaagaagagaagccggagagagagagagagagaaaaggaaaggattattttaatgagagaggagagagaagtgtaataatttatttatttatttattttttattttttttattttttttttttttagctttgagctacagtgcacatctaaagatagatgtgcactgctACATCatggttttttggtgtttgagagctaaaaaatatcattatacCTATATAGCACCATTGCTGTGAATGCTAGGCTTAAGGATAAAAAATACCTAAATTTGCACCCAGATAACAAACTCGAAAAGTAAAGAACTTTACCAATTATTTGGcttgcatttttgtttttggttgctaaagaaaattcaagaaactcAGGCAGTgttccacattttttttcttcttatttttaaattaagagtattttttttcaatttaatgctgaggtggcattttttttttggtagaataaaaaaaaataaataaaaaaaaggacgAAATGGACTATAatcccaaaatgtagggatcaaaaATAGTGTATTAGCCAAGTTTATATTAATAGCAACGGCGTCGTTTAAAGGAAAGATTTTTAGATTAGATTGTGTGGTTTGTTGCCCTGGCGGCCTTTGCTTAGATTTGGGAATTTGCTGGAGTCCCACCACTTCTCTTCTCTTGTGAGTTCCCGTTGCAATCCCCAAGcacaagcacaagcacaagCTTAACCTTGGCTGGTAGTAGAGAATAGAGATGGAGTTTGTAAGCCCTGAAGGTCTTCGATTAGATGGTCGCCGTCCCATGGAAGTATGTTATCTCTCTCTCGCTTTCGTTTTCGCTTATTCTCATGGagtttgttcattttttttttatttttttattttttgacgaCAGATGAGACAAATTCGAGCTGAGATTGGTGCTGTAGCCAAAGCTGACGGGTACGTGCCTTGGGCTTTCTGTTTCTTAAGAGTCTGTGTTTCTTAACTATGCATGCTAATGCTTTTATTATATCAATTTCAGTTCCGCCGTGTTTGAGATGGGTAACACCAAAGTCATTGCTGCAGTATATGGCCCTAGAGAGGtgcatttttacttttttgagaAACCCAGTCTTTGTTTATTTTGCAATCTgattcatttttaattaataatgtATGCTCCTTTGCAGGTCCAAAATAGGACTCAACAAATTAATGACCAAGCACTGGtaactcacttttctttttcttttttgtttatagaTGCATTCGTCGCTTTCTAATCGTATTATTCGTGTATGTTCATGTTTCAGGTGCGCTGTGAGTATAGCATGGCTAATTTTAGTACCGGGGATCGCATGAGAAAACCAAAGGGTGACAGGTAATCCTCTTTTTTCATTGTATTAGGTCACCTATTTTGTTACATTGCCATAATTCAATCAGTAGGTTTTTCCTATGAAGAAAGCTGCACGTATCGTCTATACATAAAAAGCGAGCGCTATTATATATGTTGTTTTAAATGCATAAAGAAATTACATTTTGTAAACTCTGATTCTTAGGGGAGTGTATTTATCTAATTGTAGACAGGCTGAATAATTTGTGAAAGTCTAAAACTATTATTTGTTGGTAGTTTGATGAACTAAAATTGTGTCAGTACGGTATTCATAATTTTGAATAAGTTAGGACTCCATCGACTTGTCTCTAGAAGTACTATTCgacatattcattataaaaataaataaataaaaaatgagaaatgcCTACTTATGCATCACTTTTACTTGGAATACCAACTTATATAGTTGACAAGCACCAAAAACTTGTCTTGATTTTAATCATCCAAGAGGGATGGAGATATTCTACGCTGCCTTTGCTTCTGATATGTGTTGTAAGGTTAATATATGCTTTAGCTTGGTGGCAGTGATGTAGGGAGGATGATGGGATGTGATATGAATTAGAACTAAATGGGATGTGAATTCCTTAGAACAAATTGATAGGTGGTTAGGCACCTCTACAAAGAACACAAAGTTCTTCAAGAATATCTCTCAAATGCTTATTTcattcacatgaaaaaaaaaaaaaaaaaaccttatttacCAAGTGCTTACATTCTCCTACTGATACAAGTTGTTTGGCATTGACAACCTCTAGATGGTTGACATGTGTCTAAATCCTATTGGCTGATGCTTAAGCAATCATCTAAGTAACTAATTAGTTACAAGAGGATTAAGATATAGATACTTGAAATGCCCTGCATCAGGCAGCCTGCTTGCCTCCTATATAGATCACAGGAGGAGATGCCATTAGAGCTGGTGCTCGTAGGCTTACTGGAGTTAAAGCTTTTTGTGAACTATTTCTTTTTCTGCTTGCATGCTCTTACAATTGGCAAGAAGGATGAACTCCCAGTGGCCAAAGAGAGAGGAGGAGGATGTTAATTGACAATCCATGATTCTAACTTGTGTCTTTATCTACTTTGCGCATAAATTTCATTATTCCAGTTAATAGTATAATTTCCAGATCGTGATGCTAGGCATTCAGATTATCTGGTTTCACTGTAAGAAGATGTTCAAATTGAAGAATGATATTGCCTTGTAAACTTGTATAACCTTGGCAATGGTATTACTGTTCTTAATGGCTAATGAGGCTACCTAttagatttgtaatatttttaattttttgattggttGAATGGATtcaaagtaaatattttattggcCATTGTTAAATCCCTATCCATCATGAAATTTGATGCATCACCAAAATCAGAATACGACATGCATATGAATGATCTTTTTTAGATAATTCGCTTGTTGGGGAGGGGGGATTTAAACCCTAGATGCCTCCATTGGAAACACTAAGAGGtgttagttgagctacaaggttCTTGGCATGCATATGTTTGATCTTTTGCTCTGTTgttgatacaagtttttttcTTGCACTCAGACGATCCACGGAGATATCTTTGGTAATTCGCCAGACCATGGAAGCTTGCATATTGACACATTTGATGCCTCGGTCTCAGGTTCTGTTCCAGCATCTTGGAAACATTTCCTAAATGAATATTTAATTCTTAGTTCTTTTCTGAAACCTTGTCTATAATCCTGCAGATAGATATTTTTGTCCAAGTGCTCCAAGCAGATGGTGGTAAGTTGAGATTCAAATGAATCCCTATGCACTGATTACTCCCGACCGATCATCAGCTCgtatctttatctttttaattaattcatgAATTCATGCCCTTTCTGTCTCCCtcattttgtgtttgtgtgtgtgtgtgtgtgtgggtatGCTTTCATTTATCTTCTGTCCATTTTATCTTTATAGAAGgtcttatttatttcttttcttttttaagataatGGCTTCTAGAGAAGTTACTATGTAAGATAATAGATAGAAACTTTGGCACACATTCTTGTTGTAAGATGCATTCCCATATGTGTTTCATGCCATTCTTAGCCAGTGTTTGGTTAAGAATTAAGCTGCCACTGCAGACGCttattgttaataaaaataataataataataataataataataataataagaaaataaggaCACACTGTAAGCATATATGGAAGACAGCTCATGAGTCTGAGTACATAATACCAGTTGAATATGTAATCAAATGGACCTAAAATGTTATGTTGAATTCTACTCATGAGCTGGGAATTTGTTTTCTGCAGGAACTAGATCTGCATGTATAAATGCTGCAACTTTAGCCCTTGCAGATGCTGGGATCCCAATGCGTGATCTTGTTACTTCATGTAGCTCTGGATATCTCAATAGCACTCCTCTGCTTGGTAAATTTAcatgcctttattttttttactggtTTCTTGGTACATCTACATTGTTGCTGTTCCAAATGAattcttattttgaaaattgtcaTACAAACAGATTTGAACTATGTAGAAGATAGTGCTGGAGGTCCTGATGTCACCGTGGGATTTCTACCTAAGTTGGACAAAGTGACTCTTCTTCAGGTTACATTTGAAAATCAACTCTTATTTATCCTTCTCAGTGCCTCTTACAGGTCTAAAATTTCATGATGTTTGACATAATGGGCTCATTCAGTGCTTTTGTGCTTTTGAAAGTTTCTGCATTTGGATTTCAAAACAGCTCTGAGCCTCACAtataaagaaattgaaactctctctctccccactTTAACTTTTTTGCCTACATTTCAATCCCTAGCCACCAATTGCTGAACTGTTTTTGGCCAAGGTTTATGCGATATATGCTTCTCCCATGCCTGTTTGCCCTACAAGGATTTGTAATGTTTAGAACTTGTTTTAACCTACCTTGATTATTATACTGATCTATTTACTCAACCTGAGTATTTGGTATTAGGCTTTTGATTAATTGCCTTATTGATTTGTGTGATGCAGCTTTTGCAGTGTTTTTGAAGTGTAAAACTTATTTCCCCTTGAAGTTTGGGtgatgtttttgaaatttttgcagTTTATTAGTTTCAACAGTTCAATTAATACTGATCATTCTGTGCATCCCTATTACTTTGCCATTAAGGGTTTTCCTTGTTTGATTTAGCAGCATAACCCAAGAAaggtaaatatataaatatattttttggagCACTCATGTCTTTTGTTCTCTTGCAGATGGATTCTAAGTTACCAATTGacatttttgaaaatgtgatGCAACTTGCAATTGAAGGCTGCAAAGCAATAGCAAATTACATTAGAGAAGTAAgtacatatttttttgttttggtagcCAATGATAATGCTGGCCTTCACACTGTTTTTGATTTAGTTAGAATATATTGAGTGACCTCTGTACTTGATCAATGCTGAATGACATCTATACAGAGGTAATATTGcttcaattgtttttttatcaGTCATGAGGATTTATTGGATTTTTCTATTGGTTTTGTTGGCAGATAATGCTAGAGAATACCAAACAGCTAGAATATCGCCGGGGTATATAGTTTATAAACATGGTAAGAAACTCAAACTCCTTGATTTTCAATGGAACTAGACATTTAATTATGTCTCAGGTCTTAAATTTCTACCTGCAAGCATCTCCTTTCTAACATTCTTCCTTGGAAGCTTCAGCTTGGCTTGATCATCATTAGACTTCAAGTCTGGATTTCGGAGTTAACTGCActtgtttcaacttttaattGATCCCCGCTTGTGGGATTTTGGCAAAAGCATGTTTGCCCAATTTTTGCCACATCTCTTGGAAatgttgtctttcttttttggggccATACCTTGAGCTTGATCTAGTTATCCCCGCTAGTATTTGAACCATAAATTGAATTTGTGTCATATAGAATTTTGATCAAAAGTTGGTAACTTGTTAATGTTGAACCTTTTTGGTGCATATAGCGTAGAGTTGATTCtgttccattcctttcccttaatgaatggtttttatttagcatctctctctctctctctctctctctctctctctgtgaatgATAGTGGGACCTGAACTGACTTAACGAAATCTCCTGCACCCAATTGCTCTGTATGGCTTGATCGTCTTGGATGAAAATAGTATACTAGTGTAGACATGAATGATCCACTACGATGAATAAAGCATTTCATTTTGCTAGACCtttttgtttcaactttcaactaaTGCAAAAGTCCGTAAAATATCAGAATTATACAGTCtgcaaatatattttaatttgcaTGTGGGATTGATTTGCATACCCATTATCCTTGGTATTAAAAGAATGAAACATATGAACGCAGCAGTCATTGCCAAATTGGGTTGGAATATAATCAAAAAGGAAGATAAGATTGCATTAATCTACTTTCAGCCAAATACCTAAAGGGGAAACAACTTTGGAATGttccaaaaccaaaacaaggATCTTGGGTGTGGAAAATGGAAATCAAttcttgatttaaaaaaaaaaaattaataaaaaagaaaaagaaaaagagagttattGAGTGAGGGGGTGTGTTAGAAATAGAGAATGAAATTGCTCTAGATGTTTGGAATTCTCCATGGATCCTATTACCCATTACATACACAATACAAAAATCCACAGCCATTTAAGGTCATGGCATTCAAAACTCATGCACATCGTCAACATTTCAACTCTATTACAACTATTTAATATGACATAAACACTATAAAAATGTGATTGTATGATTATATATCTAAGAAATGAAAACTTACTACCGCACACCTTTGACGCGATGattactccacaagtataagtgcttgtagggtATGGGGGGCAAAGGCTGAGGTTCGAGTTTCCAGaaaagagtttcacacacatatatactttaGATTatactagagtagaatttctatcttgtataaaaaaaataaaaatataaaaaatgataacttATATCAACTAGATCTAAGAAAAGAATTGACTAagatatatagattatttgCATGTAAATTGAGATATCCAATGGCTCAAAGGAATAATAAGAAGTTTTGAATGAATTGAAAGGTGAGAAATAAACATAAgttgaaaagaaacaagttgATGTGAGAAGAGATACAAAAATGATCTAGAACAGAAGAAAAGTCAAAGGAGATGACAGATTCAAAAGTTCTAAGTGGAACACGAATTTATAAAACTCAACTTCCTTATTAACTTTTCTTAGCTTAACTATTGTGTtacatagaactcgagttttcaccttctaaaattttttttggcaatgaACTTGTTTTTTATAAACTCAAGTTcttagtaaaattttgttcaGTGCAACTTgagtataataaaatttagttgCAGGTGCCATGAGTTCAATG
This genomic window contains:
- the LOC115969305 gene encoding exosome complex component RRP41 homolog; amino-acid sequence: MEFVSPEGLRLDGRRPMEMRQIRAEIGAVAKADGSAVFEMGNTKVIAAVYGPREVQNRTQQINDQALVRCEYSMANFSTGDRMRKPKGDRRSTEISLVIRQTMEACILTHLMPRSQIDIFVQVLQADGGTRSACINAATLALADAGIPMRDLVTSCSSGYLNSTPLLDLNYVEDSAGGPDVTVGFLPKLDKVTLLQMDSKLPIDIFENVMQLAIEGCKAIANYIREIMLENTKQLEYRRGI